A section of the Petrimonas sulfuriphila genome encodes:
- the groL gene encoding chaperonin GroEL (60 kDa chaperone family; promotes refolding of misfolded polypeptides especially under stressful conditions; forms two stacked rings of heptamers to form a barrel-shaped 14mer; ends can be capped by GroES; misfolded proteins enter the barrel where they are refolded when GroES binds), which translates to MAKEIKFEMEARDLLKKGVDSLADAVKVTLGPKGRNVILDKKYGAPQITKDGVTVAKEIELEDSFQNMGAQLVKEVASKTNDDAGDGTTTATVLAQSIIGVGLKNVTAGANPMDLKRGIDKAVAKVVENLREQAVEIGDDLKKIENVAKISANGDEAIGKLIAEAMQKVSKEGVITVEESKGTDTYVDVVEGMQFDRGYISPYFVTDTENMEVQFENPLVLVHDKKISAIKDLLPILEKGIQTGKPMLIIAEDIDSEALTTLVVNRLRGSLKIAAVKAPGFGDRRKEMLEDIAILTGGTVISDEKGLTLENATLDMLGSAEKITIDKDTTTIVNGEGDKDAISNRIGQIRSQIEKTTSDYDREKLQERLAKLAGGVAVLYVGAPSEVEMKEKKDRVNDALSATRAAVEEGTVPGGGVAYIRASEALEGFKGENEDETTGIEIVKRAIEEPLRQIVANSGKEGAVIVQRVREGKADFGYNARTDKYENLYETGVIDPTKVARVALENAASIAGMFLTTECVITDKKEENPAPQMPMGGGGMGGMM; encoded by the coding sequence ATGGCAAAAGAAATTAAATTCGAAATGGAAGCACGCGACTTGCTTAAGAAAGGCGTGGATTCATTGGCAGATGCAGTAAAAGTAACATTAGGGCCCAAAGGGCGTAACGTGATACTCGACAAAAAATACGGTGCACCGCAAATTACCAAAGACGGTGTTACGGTCGCAAAAGAAATAGAGTTGGAAGACTCTTTCCAAAACATGGGAGCTCAGTTAGTAAAGGAAGTAGCTTCCAAGACCAATGATGATGCGGGCGATGGTACAACAACGGCCACTGTTTTGGCACAATCCATCATTGGTGTTGGCTTGAAGAACGTTACTGCAGGTGCTAATCCGATGGACCTGAAACGCGGTATCGATAAGGCTGTTGCCAAGGTGGTTGAAAACCTGAGGGAACAGGCCGTTGAAATTGGTGATGACCTTAAGAAGATCGAAAACGTAGCTAAAATTTCTGCCAATGGTGATGAGGCTATCGGTAAGCTTATTGCGGAAGCTATGCAAAAAGTGAGTAAAGAAGGTGTGATCACGGTTGAAGAATCCAAAGGTACGGATACGTACGTAGATGTAGTAGAAGGTATGCAGTTCGATCGCGGATATATATCTCCTTATTTTGTAACTGATACTGAAAATATGGAAGTTCAGTTCGAAAATCCGTTGGTATTGGTACACGATAAAAAGATTTCAGCCATCAAGGATCTTCTTCCCATTCTCGAAAAAGGAATTCAAACCGGCAAACCGATGTTGATCATTGCCGAAGATATCGATTCGGAAGCATTGACAACGTTGGTTGTAAACCGTCTGCGTGGATCGTTGAAGATTGCTGCTGTAAAAGCCCCGGGCTTTGGAGACCGTCGTAAGGAAATGTTGGAAGATATTGCCATTTTGACAGGTGGAACCGTGATCTCAGACGAAAAAGGACTTACCCTTGAAAACGCTACACTCGATATGCTCGGAAGTGCCGAAAAAATCACTATCGACAAGGATACAACTACTATTGTTAACGGCGAGGGTGACAAAGATGCCATCTCCAACAGAATAGGACAAATCCGTTCACAAATCGAAAAAACGACTTCCGATTATGACCGCGAAAAATTACAGGAACGTTTGGCTAAACTGGCCGGTGGTGTTGCTGTGCTTTATGTGGGTGCTCCTTCGGAAGTAGAAATGAAAGAAAAGAAAGACCGTGTAAACGACGCCCTTTCGGCAACACGCGCTGCTGTTGAAGAAGGAACCGTTCCTGGTGGAGGTGTCGCTTATATTCGTGCCAGCGAAGCGCTGGAGGGCTTTAAAGGTGAAAACGAAGACGAAACCACCGGTATCGAAATCGTAAAACGTGCTATAGAAGAACCCCTTCGTCAGATTGTTGCCAACTCTGGAAAAGAAGGTGCGGTTATCGTACAGAGAGTTCGCGAAGGTAAAGCTGACTTCGGCTACAACGCACGTACCGATAAGTATGAAAACCTGTACGAGACTGGTGTTATCGATCCTACCAAGGTAGCGCGTGTTGCGCTGGAAAACGCAGCATCCATTGCGGGTATGTTCCTGACAACCGAGTGCGTGATCACCGATAAGAAAGAAGAAAATCCTGCTCCGCAAATGCCTATGGGTGGAGGAGGAATGGGAGGAATGATGTAA
- a CDS encoding co-chaperone GroES has product MSIKPLADRVLVKPAAAEEKTVGGIIIPDTAKEKPLKGEVISTGNGTKDEEMVVKAGDNVLYGKYAGTEIELDGEKYLIMRQSDILAILS; this is encoded by the coding sequence ATGAGTATTAAACCATTAGCAGACAGGGTGCTGGTAAAACCGGCAGCTGCAGAAGAAAAAACAGTAGGTGGAATCATCATTCCAGACACAGCAAAAGAAAAACCGTTGAAAGGTGAAGTTATTTCAACAGGAAATGGAACAAAAGACGAAGAGATGGTCGTGAAAGCCGGTGACAACGTCTTGTATGGCAAGTACGCCGGTACGGAGATTGAACTTGATGGTGAAAAGTATTTGATTATGCGTCAATCGGACATTCTGGCAATCCTTTCTTAA